Part of the Paenibacillus sp. JNUCC32 genome is shown below.
CAAAGCGCCGCGCCGATTGCGAGGAAGATATTCGACGCTTACGACGAAATCTACGGACTTGACGGAACGCCGCATCCGAAGAAAACCGAAGATCAAGCTAAGGATAACGGAGAAGACGAGACAGGGGACAATGAATAAACAGCGTAGACGCGGAATCGTGAAGATTAGCGATGGGAGACGGGGAGACTAAACCAATGATATGGGATGAAAGTATATCGGGTGCAGTCGGTTCATGTTCATCATTATTAATCAATACCATTCGCTTGTGGAAACGCATATAACGAAAAGGCAGGCTGTAGAGGCGAACTTGATCCTCTCCATCCTGCCTTTTTTGTATCTTATTTAATCAATAAGGATTGCTCCTGATCTTCAGCACTTCTGCGAGAAAGGTCAAGGTTAGGCCTTGGCCCCAGCCCTGGATTCGCTTATCGGGCACGCCTCTGTAACCTGCGGCGTCCTTCATGACGGCCGTACCTGCAGATACGCCGGTTACGGTACCATCCTCGGTGATTTTGGCCAAGATGCCGTCAATCGATTTCTGCGTGTACTTATTATAGATGCGTCCTTTGGACAACAGGGCGGCGGCGATGCCGGCCGAGCCGGATGTTTCCAGCGGGGATTGCGGATCGGTCGTAATCGTATGCCACAGGCCGGATTCATGCTGCAGCCGGACCAGGGCGCTGAGCTGGTCGCGCAGCGAGCCTTCGATGATCATGAAGGACGGATGCGTGACCGGCACAAGCTCCAGGGCACGAGCCATCGTGATGGCAGCCCAGGCATTGCCCCGGCACCAGAAGACGCCTGACATATGGTTGCCGGCGATGTTGTCCCAGCCGTGGTAATACAGATTCGTGACGGGATCCTGCAGGCAATCCTCATGGCCGTGATACTGCTTCAAACCATCCTCGAAGTAATCCTCCCGGTCCAGCATCACGCCGATCCGAAGCAGGAAGTAGCCTGCCATGAACATCGTATCGACCCACGCCTGCTCCGGAAAGTTATACGTTTCGGAGTTCACCGTATGCTGAAAGATGCCGTTGCCGAAACGCAGTGCATCATGCGTGAGATACTCGGCCATTTCCTTCGCCGTTTCGATATACCGCTGATCCTCATAAACCTCGTACAACGTCAGGAGGGAGTGGCCGATGGAGACGCCGTTGACGGACAGCTTCGGCAGCCCCTCCTCCATATTTTCGTCGACCCAGGCTTTCAGCTGTTCCAGATATTCCTTCTTGCCGGTGGCCTTGTAGGCTTCGCATACCCCGTAAAAGGCGACACCGCCCGGCCAATCCCAGCTGAAATCCATGCGAAAGGTCCGGTCAACGACCCGGTCTATGGCAAACTCAATCTGTTGATCATCAAATACAAGTGCAGGCATGATGAGAAACTCCCTTCATATTCAATTGAATCTATGTGTATGGATTACCCTTTCAATCCCGTCGTGCTGATCCCTTCCACGATGTATTTCTGGAAGATAAAGAAGACGATGACGACCGGCAGCAGCGATAAGGTAGCCATGGCAAACATGCCGCCCCAGTTATTAAGCGATTCCCCGTCCAGGAATAGCTTCAAGGCAAGTGACACCGGATATTTCTCCGGGTTGTTCAAATAAATGAGCGGATTGATGAAATCGTCCCATCTCCAGTAGAAGGAGAAAATCGAACACGTAATGAGAGCAGGCACGATCAGCGGCACAACGACCCGGAAGAAAATCCCGTACTTGCTGCATCCGTCAATCTTGGCGGCTTCATCCAGTTCCTTCGGAATCGTGCGGATAAACTGCATGATCAGAAAGATGAAGAACGGAATGCCGAAGAATTGGGGAACGATTAACGGCTTGAAGGAAGACAGCCAGCCGAATTTGGCGAACATGACATATTGCGGGACAATCACGACGTCATGGGGCAGCATCATCGTAATCATCATGCAGGCGAACCAGAACTGCTGGCCGAAGAACTTGGTCCGGGCCAATCCGAAGGCGACAAGCGCCGAAGAGGCGACGGCACCGATGGTGGAGATGATGACAATGATGAACGAGTTCTTGAAGAAGGTGCCGAAGGTGGTCCCGGCGAATCCCTTCCAGCCCGTAGCATAATTCGAGAACTCCAGCCGGCTCGGAATCAGGCTGTAAGCCGTCGTGAATATTTCATGATTGGGCTTAAGCGAGCTGGCGACCAGCCACAGAATCGGATAGGTCATGCCGAGGGCGAACAATCCGACCAGGGTATGGTAGAGAACACGTCTGGATGTGGTCATAACCGTCAATCTCCTTTCGACTCGTAATGAACCCAGCGGGTGGATGATCTGAAGATGAGCAAGGTCAGGACACCGACGATAATGAGCATGATCCAGGCAAGCGCCGACGCGTAACCCATTTCAAAATGCGAGAACGCCTTGCGGTATAAATAGAGCGAATAGAGCAGCGTTTGATCGAGCGGGCCGCCTTCGCCGCGCGAAATAATGTAGGCGGGGGTGAAGGTCAGGAACGCCGAAATCGTCTGAAGCGTCAGATTGAACAGAATGATCGGACTGAGCATAGGCAGCGTAATCTTGAAAAAGCGATGGACCGCATTGGCACCGTCCACGCTGGCGGCTTCGTAGTAATCCTTCGGAATATTTTTCAAGCCGGCCAGAAAAATGATCATCGAGGAGCCGAACTGCCAGATGGACAATGCGATGAGCGTCCACAGCGCCGTGCTCGGATTCCCGATCCAAGAGGTGGTGGAGTGAATCCCGAAGAGGGACAGGGCAGAGTTCACGAGTCCCTTATCGCCGAAGATCTGCTGCCACATGATGGCCACGGCCACGCTTCCGCCGATGAGAGAAGGCAGATAGAAGGCAGAGCGGTACAACCCTACGGCTTTGGTTGCGGTATTCAGAATCATGGCAACGAAGAGGGCGAATATGAGGCGCAGGGGAACGCTG
Proteins encoded:
- a CDS encoding glycoside hydrolase family 88/105 protein; amino-acid sequence: MPALVFDDQQIEFAIDRVVDRTFRMDFSWDWPGGVAFYGVCEAYKATGKKEYLEQLKAWVDENMEEGLPKLSVNGVSIGHSLLTLYEVYEDQRYIETAKEMAEYLTHDALRFGNGIFQHTVNSETYNFPEQAWVDTMFMAGYFLLRIGVMLDREDYFEDGLKQYHGHEDCLQDPVTNLYYHGWDNIAGNHMSGVFWCRGNAWAAITMARALELVPVTHPSFMIIEGSLRDQLSALVRLQHESGLWHTITTDPQSPLETSGSAGIAAALLSKGRIYNKYTQKSIDGILAKITEDGTVTGVSAGTAVMKDAAGYRGVPDKRIQGWGQGLTLTFLAEVLKIRSNPY
- a CDS encoding carbohydrate ABC transporter permease yields the protein MTTSRRVLYHTLVGLFALGMTYPILWLVASSLKPNHEIFTTAYSLIPSRLEFSNYATGWKGFAGTTFGTFFKNSFIIVIISTIGAVASSALVAFGLARTKFFGQQFWFACMMITMMLPHDVVIVPQYVMFAKFGWLSSFKPLIVPQFFGIPFFIFLIMQFIRTIPKELDEAAKIDGCSKYGIFFRVVVPLIVPALITCSIFSFYWRWDDFINPLIYLNNPEKYPVSLALKLFLDGESLNNWGGMFAMATLSLLPVVIVFFIFQKYIVEGISTTGLKG
- a CDS encoding carbohydrate ABC transporter permease, which translates into the protein MKRLRENEHITGYVFSAPFVLGFLIFTLYPILSSLYYSFTNYNLMEAPRWLGLGNYERLFLEDDKIGKSFQVTFTYVFASVPLRLIFALFVAMILNTATKAVGLYRSAFYLPSLIGGSVAVAIMWQQIFGDKGLVNSALSLFGIHSTTSWIGNPSTALWTLIALSIWQFGSSMIIFLAGLKNIPKDYYEAASVDGANAVHRFFKITLPMLSPIILFNLTLQTISAFLTFTPAYIISRGEGGPLDQTLLYSLYLYRKAFSHFEMGYASALAWIMLIIVGVLTLLIFRSSTRWVHYESKGD